The window CGGATCGGGCCAAGGCTCAAGCCAAGGTCGATGAGCTGGCAGGACGCTATGGGCCGAAACACCCGAGCCTGATTTCCGCGCAGTCCGAATTGCGCGCGGCCACCACGAGCCTGCAATTGCAAGTGCAGCAGGTGGTCGCCGGGATCGAACGGCAGTACCAGCTCGCCTCGGCCAGTGAGGCCTCGCTGCGCCAATCCTTCAATAGCAACAAGGCGCAGATCCAGGACATTGCCCGCAAGGAGTTCCAGCTGCGCGAGTTCCAGCGTGAAGTCGACAGCACCCGCGCGCTGTATGAAACCTTCGTCACCCGCTTGAAGGAAACCGCCGCCACCGCCGACATGGACTCCACCAAAGTACGCATTGTCGACTCGGCCATTGTTCCCGTAGAAGCGAGCAAGCCTCGTAAAAAATTGATTGTGGGGATCGTCGGATTAATCGCGGCGGTGTTTGGCATGGCGCTGGCCTTGCTCATGGACAAACTGAGCAACACCTTCAAGACTGACGAATCGATTGAAAGCACGTTGAACGTTCCGCTGCTCAGCGTGGTACCGCTGGTCCTGAAAAAAAGCCGTCGGCAATTGGCGCGATTGTTCGAGGACAATGAGAACCCGCGCTTCTCCGAGACCATTCGCAACTTGCGCACCTGGCTGATGTTGCAAAGCAGTGATATGCCGTCGCAGGTTGTACTGGTCACTTCAACCGTTTCCGGTGAAGGCAAAAGCACCATTGCCAACAACCTGGCAAGTTCCCTCACTCCGCTGGAGCGTGTGTTGCTGATCGATGCGGATATGCGTCAGCCAACCCTTTCGCTGAACTTTGACTTTGCGCCTGACAGTCCGGGGCTCGCCAATGTGATTGCAGGCACTGCGAGGCTCGAAGACTGCATCGTTTCGGTGGGCAATCTGGACATGCTGCCGGCCGGAATGGTCATGCCGTCTTCCTCGGATCTGTTCACTGCACCGCGCCTGCCTTCCCCGGCCGAGGCCCTGAACCCGTCCCGCCAGCCTCCGCCGCAGGATCTGCTCAGCTCACCGCGCATGGAGCGCATGCTTGAGGCATTGAAGTCGCGTTACCGCCACATCATTATCGATTCACCCCCTGCGGAGATGATCAGCGACGCGCTATTGCTGGCCAGGCATTCAGACGCGGTGATCTATGTGGTCAAGGCCGACAGCACGCCGATCAGCCAGGTACAGAGGGGCATAGCCACATTGAAACAAAGCCACGTGCCGGTATTTGGCGCAGTGCTCAATCAGGTAGACCTGCGCAAGGCGCGCAAGTACGGCTACCACCATTCCAAGTCGTTTTACAACTACGACTTCGCACCCCGGTAAAACCCGGTCCCTCGGTCTGTCACCGGACCTGTTTCATCCATCACAACAATTAGCTTCACCTCTGCCGAGCTACGGAAAGCCTGCGGGAGCCACGCTGTGTCTGCTCCCTCAGCGCTGATGCACTCTCTTTCCCTTGAGGTCAAGCCCATGACACCGCTCTATACCAATCAAATGGCACACCGCCGAGGCCTGACGTTCTGGGGGCAATGGTTGTGTGCGATGACGCTGGCGATCGGGCTGTTGATGCTTCTCGTGTATTGGCGCGTCGGCAGTCTGACCAGCGGATACCGCATTCTGATAATCCTGACTGTGCTCGGTTCAGTGCCGATCTACAGCATGATGCAGGTTTACCACAAGCGTCATGGCCTGGTGGTCGGGCTCGGTCGGCTACTGGTTGCCTGGCTGATCCTGCTGGCGGTCCTGGCGGCCATTGCGTTCTTCACCCAGACCAGTGCGATTTACTCGCGCCAAGTCATTATGGTCTGGGCGGTTCTGGGCTTTGTCGTCCAGGCCGCGAGCTTTCTGCCCCTGCACTACTTCGCCCGGCTGCATTCGCGGATGATCTGCAGGGAACGTCGCTCGGTGATCATCGGCACGTGCCCGACCGCCCATGAACTTGCGAAAAAACTGACCCGACCGAACCGTGCCCTGGCATTGGGTTTCATCGCCGCAGCCGATGACAGCGGGCCGGCACCGAGCATTTTGCCGTTGCTGGGCCATGTCGATGAGATCCGCGAGATCATCACGCGACTGGAAGTACGCCGCGTCTACATCGTCCTGACGATGGCGCACGCGGCCACCATCGAAGCGCTGTACATCGATCTGCTGGACATGAACGTTGACGTGGTGTGGATCCCGGATTTCGGCAGCATGGTGCTGCTCAATCATTCGATTTCCGAAATAGAACGAATGCCGGCCATCTATCTCAACGAGAGCCTGATCAGCTCGCATCCCGCCAGTCTTTTTTGCAAGGACCTGTTCGAACGCAGCCTGGCGGCCATCGCCATTATTGTCCTCAGCCCGTTGCTGTTAGGCGTAGCGATTGCCGTCAAGATGACCTCCGCCGGCCCGGTGCTGTTCACGCAAAACCGACATGGCTGCAACGGCGAAGTGATCACGGTCTGGAAGTTTCGTTCGATGCGCCTCCACGACGACCGTGACGTACGCCAGGCCACCCGTGACGATGATCGTGTCACGCCGCTCGGACGCTTCCTGCGTCGCAGTTCCATCGACGAATTGCCACAGTTGTTCAACGTATTGTTCGGCCAGATGGCCCTGGTCGGCCCCCGGCCCCATGCCGTTACACACAACATTTATTACACCGGCAAAGTGCGCGCCTACATGGCCCGTCACCGCCTCAAACCAGGAATTACCGGGTTGGCCCAGATCACCGGGCATCGAGGCGAAACCGAAACGGTGGAAAAGATGCAGCTGCGCGTCGCCCAGGACCTCAATTACATCAACCAATGGTCGCTGTGGCTGGACATCAAAATCCTCATCAAAACCCCCTTCACGCTGTTCTCCAAAAACATCTATTGACGCCCTGCCCAATCGTGGACCTGTGCCACGACGACCCGAGGTTAGATCATGAATGTGAGCGTATTCGGTATTGGTTATGTGGGCCTGGTACAAGGCGCCGCGCTGGCGGAAGTCGGCCACGACGTCCTCTGCGTGGATGTCGACACTGCCAAGGTCCAGGCGCTGAAGGATGGCACGCTGCCCCTGTACGAGCCGGGTCTGAAAAATCTGGTCCGCGAGAATTATCACAGTGGTCGACTGCAGTTCGCCACTGACCTTGTCAGCGCCGTCCACCATGGGGATGTGTTGTTGATCGCTGTGGGTACGCCGCCTGATGAAGATGGTTCGGCAGACCTCAAATACGTGCTGGACGTTGCGCAAACCATCGCGATGCACATGGACCGTCATCACATCATCGTCGACAAATCCACCGTCCCGGTCGGCACCGGTGACCGGGTGCGCGCACAGATCGAGCAGGTGCTGGCCGACAACGGTCGCAGCCATCTGACCTTCGATGTCGTCTCAAACCCCGAGTTTCTCAAGGAAGGCTGCGCGGTCGAGGACTGCATGCGTCCGGACCGGATCATCATCGGCACCGACAGCCCGCACGCCGAAGCGGTCATGCGCGAGCTGTACGACCCGTTCAATCGCAATCGCGAAAAAATCATCGTCATGGACATGCGCAGCGCCGAGCTCACCAAGTACGCGGCCAATTGCATGCTGGCGACCAAGATCAGTTTCATGAACGAAATGGCGTGCCTCGCCGAAAAACTCGGCGCCGATATCGAGATGGTTCGACACGGCATCGGCTCCGATCCGCGCATCGGATATCAATTCATTTACCCGGGCCTGGGCTATGGCGGGTCGTGTTTTCCCAAGGACGTGCAGGCACTGATCCAGGTGGCCACCAGCGTCGACATAGACGCCCGGGTACTCAAAGCCGTCGAGTCGCGCAACCACGAACAGAAAGCCAGCCTGTACACCCGGATTTTCGATCACTTCGATGGAGCCCTTCGCGGCAAGACCTTCGCCTTGTGGGGCCTGAGTTTCAAACCCAACACCGACGACATGCGCGAAGCCCCCAGCCGGGTTTTGATGGAAGCGTTGTGGCACGCCGGCGCCAGCGTCCAGGCGTATGACCCCAAAGCCATGGAAGAAGCCCAACGCATTTATGGCTCGCGCGATGACCTGGTACTGGCGGGCACCAAGGAGGCGGCGCTGAAAAATGCCGACGCGCTGATCATCGTCACCGAGTGGCAATCGTTTCGGGCACCGGACTTCGACCTGCTCATCCGGCAGCTCAAGCAACCGTTGATTTTCGACGGGCGCAATTTGTTCGATCCGCAGCGGTTGAGCAAGCGCGGCATTACGTACGTCTCCGTGGGCCGCCAAACCCACCCGGTCTACTGACAGGAGCTGCCCATGATCAGTCTGCAAATAGTCCGGCATTACTCACCGACGTTGCTCGACGAAAACCAGGCGTACTCCTTCATCAACTTTGCGTCCATCGGCAATTTTTTCGAGCAGACGCCGAGCACCGTCGCCTATTTTTGCGACGGCATGCTGATGTCGCTGTTCATGTCCCGAGTGACCGGCTGTGCGATCGACCGAGTCAGTTTCGACTTCACCTCTATTGCCGACGCGGTACTCGGCAGCGCTGAGCAACAGCGCAAACGCGTGTATTTCGTTGGCGCCCGGCAGGCTGAGCTGGAGCTGTTCATCGACAAGATCAAGACCCTCTATCCGCGGCTGACCATCGCCGGTTATCACAACGGCTACTTCGATGCATCCCATGCCGAAGACATTCAGGCCGACATCCGCCGCAGCGAAGCGAACATCCTGATCGTAGGCCTTGGTGCCGGGCTACAGGAACGGTTCGAACTGGATGCGTTGCGTGCAGGCTTTCGTGGAGTCGCCTTTACCTGTGGCGGATTCATTCACCAGGAAGCCATGGCTACCCACAATTACTACCCCCCGGTGATCAATCAACTGCATCTGCGCGCGTTTTACCGGATGTATCGCGAGCCCCATACGATCAAACGCTACCTCCTCGATTATCCGAGCAATTTTTTACACCTGCTGAAGCTACTCGTTCAGCGCAAAGTCGCCATCAGCGTGGGGGAATGACCATGCACATCCTGTTCATTCTCAAGGATTTCAGAGTGGGAGGCGGTATCGAGCGCGTCCAGCAACGGTTGTCCGAGCAGTTTCTCAAGGACGGCCAACGCGTGAGCTTTTTCGTCATGAATGGTGACACGGCGAACACCGCGGGTGTGCAAACGCTCAACGGCGCTGGCGGCGGCATCGTGGGCTTGCTCAAGTCCATCGTGCTGTTGCGCCGACTCATTCGCCGTGAGGGCATAACCCACCTGATTTCGGCCAAGGAGCAGGCCAACCTTTGCACCTGGTTCGCCACGCTGGGCCTTCCTTGCAAGGTCATCTATAGCCGCCACGCGACACTGGATTGCTCCGAACAGAAAACCGGCCCCTCAAGCTTGCGTCTGCTCTATGCGCTGTACCTCTGCGGCAGCGGCAAGGTCGTAACGGTTTCAACGGCCCTGCGCCAGTCGCTTGTCGACCTGATGCCCTGGGGTCGTCAACGCATCCGTTATTGCCCCAACGCCGTGGTCACCGACCAACTGCTGCAAGCCTCAAAGGCGCCGCTGCCCGACGGCATACCCCGCGACTATTGGTTGGGGTTGGGCCGCCTGGTCGAGCCCAAAGGGTTTCATCTGTTGCTCGATGCCTACGCTCTGGCGCTGCGTAGCAAAGCACTGCCGGACCTGGTGATCGCCGGCGACGGTCCCTTGCTCGATGCATTGACCGCCCAGGCCGGGCAATTGGGCATCGCGGACCGCGTGCACTTCAGCGGATATATGAGCAATCCCTATCCGCTGCTCAGGCACGCACGGCTGTTCATTCTGAGCTCTCTGCAGGAAGGCATGCCGACCGTACTGATCGAAGCGCTGGCGCTGGGTACGCCCGTACTGGCGTGCGACTGCGAGAGCGGGCCGAGGGAATTGCTGGACAACGGCCGGCTGGGTCAACTGGTCAACGTCAACGACGTACAAGCCCTGGCAAATGGAATGCTGCGCAGCCTGACTTCACCGGATTGCGTTGCGCCGAGCGCAAAAATGCTCGCCGATGCCATCCATCCGTACACCAGCCAGTGCGCTGCGAAAACGTACTACCAGGTATGGAACCAATGAAAAAGTTGCTGATAATCCTGCATGACCTCAGCGCAGGCGGGGCCGAGAAAATGATGGCGCGCCTCGCCAGCGCACTGGTGGACGCCGGCAATGACGTGACCTTGTTGATGCTCACCGGTGGCGGCCTGCATGCGGCGCACCTCGACCCGCGGGTCAAACAGGTTGAATTGCGCAGCCCGCGTACCGCGCGTGCCGTACCGGCACTCGCGCGATTTCT of the Pseudomonas sp. MAG733B genome contains:
- a CDS encoding Wzz/FepE/Etk N-terminal domain-containing protein, coding for MDNSPSTYVERPLQTHVHQHQQYSEDKDTIDLLALWRVIWRAKWNIALLVLLCCALAALAVSAITPQYIGSTTLLFNDKTPPLMSFQQVKDSGSNATEYLQTQQALLQSRELAERAVKKLGLTTNPITDPRQQPTSWFTPRKWLAQLELDQWLPGLSTWVPIKNAPSEDDVFNQVTQNLMLNTSVKFVGKSQLLEIEVELPDPVLAAAAANALAQGFTDSQLDTSEKSSQATTAWMNTRLVKLRDNLRVAEKKLQGYREEQGLVDVGGVATISANELEMTGNRMVDARRNRAEAESEYRQAKALSNGDLSRLSSVPAVLSNPLVQQFQADRAKAQAKVDELAGRYGPKHPSLISAQSELRAATTSLQLQVQQVVAGIERQYQLASASEASLRQSFNSNKAQIQDIARKEFQLREFQREVDSTRALYETFVTRLKETAATADMDSTKVRIVDSAIVPVEASKPRKKLIVGIVGLIAAVFGMALALLMDKLSNTFKTDESIESTLNVPLLSVVPLVLKKSRRQLARLFEDNENPRFSETIRNLRTWLMLQSSDMPSQVVLVTSTVSGEGKSTIANNLASSLTPLERVLLIDADMRQPTLSLNFDFAPDSPGLANVIAGTARLEDCIVSVGNLDMLPAGMVMPSSSDLFTAPRLPSPAEALNPSRQPPPQDLLSSPRMERMLEALKSRYRHIIIDSPPAEMISDALLLARHSDAVIYVVKADSTPISQVQRGIATLKQSHVPVFGAVLNQVDLRKARKYGYHHSKSFYNYDFAPR
- a CDS encoding UDP-glucose/GDP-mannose dehydrogenase family protein; translation: MNVSVFGIGYVGLVQGAALAEVGHDVLCVDVDTAKVQALKDGTLPLYEPGLKNLVRENYHSGRLQFATDLVSAVHHGDVLLIAVGTPPDEDGSADLKYVLDVAQTIAMHMDRHHIIVDKSTVPVGTGDRVRAQIEQVLADNGRSHLTFDVVSNPEFLKEGCAVEDCMRPDRIIIGTDSPHAEAVMRELYDPFNRNREKIIVMDMRSAELTKYAANCMLATKISFMNEMACLAEKLGADIEMVRHGIGSDPRIGYQFIYPGLGYGGSCFPKDVQALIQVATSVDIDARVLKAVESRNHEQKASLYTRIFDHFDGALRGKTFALWGLSFKPNTDDMREAPSRVLMEALWHAGASVQAYDPKAMEEAQRIYGSRDDLVLAGTKEAALKNADALIIVTEWQSFRAPDFDLLIRQLKQPLIFDGRNLFDPQRLSKRGITYVSVGRQTHPVY
- a CDS encoding glycosyltransferase → MHILFILKDFRVGGGIERVQQRLSEQFLKDGQRVSFFVMNGDTANTAGVQTLNGAGGGIVGLLKSIVLLRRLIRREGITHLISAKEQANLCTWFATLGLPCKVIYSRHATLDCSEQKTGPSSLRLLYALYLCGSGKVVTVSTALRQSLVDLMPWGRQRIRYCPNAVVTDQLLQASKAPLPDGIPRDYWLGLGRLVEPKGFHLLLDAYALALRSKALPDLVIAGDGPLLDALTAQAGQLGIADRVHFSGYMSNPYPLLRHARLFILSSLQEGMPTVLIEALALGTPVLACDCESGPRELLDNGRLGQLVNVNDVQALANGMLRSLTSPDCVAPSAKMLADAIHPYTSQCAAKTYYQVWNQ
- a CDS encoding undecaprenyl-phosphate glucose phosphotransferase, which translates into the protein MTPLYTNQMAHRRGLTFWGQWLCAMTLAIGLLMLLVYWRVGSLTSGYRILIILTVLGSVPIYSMMQVYHKRHGLVVGLGRLLVAWLILLAVLAAIAFFTQTSAIYSRQVIMVWAVLGFVVQAASFLPLHYFARLHSRMICRERRSVIIGTCPTAHELAKKLTRPNRALALGFIAAADDSGPAPSILPLLGHVDEIREIITRLEVRRVYIVLTMAHAATIEALYIDLLDMNVDVVWIPDFGSMVLLNHSISEIERMPAIYLNESLISSHPASLFCKDLFERSLAAIAIIVLSPLLLGVAIAVKMTSAGPVLFTQNRHGCNGEVITVWKFRSMRLHDDRDVRQATRDDDRVTPLGRFLRRSSIDELPQLFNVLFGQMALVGPRPHAVTHNIYYTGKVRAYMARHRLKPGITGLAQITGHRGETETVEKMQLRVAQDLNYINQWSLWLDIKILIKTPFTLFSKNIY
- a CDS encoding WecB/TagA/CpsF family glycosyltransferase, whose protein sequence is MISLQIVRHYSPTLLDENQAYSFINFASIGNFFEQTPSTVAYFCDGMLMSLFMSRVTGCAIDRVSFDFTSIADAVLGSAEQQRKRVYFVGARQAELELFIDKIKTLYPRLTIAGYHNGYFDASHAEDIQADIRRSEANILIVGLGAGLQERFELDALRAGFRGVAFTCGGFIHQEAMATHNYYPPVINQLHLRAFYRMYREPHTIKRYLLDYPSNFLHLLKLLVQRKVAISVGE